The following are encoded together in the Bacillota bacterium genome:
- a CDS encoding FAD-dependent oxidoreductase — protein MKENPTLDERVISRAIITRYTRELLSILELDAAIVGGGPSGLSAAYRLARSGLKTVVFERRLSIGGGMWGGAMMFNQIVFQEPAREIFEEVGVRYEE, from the coding sequence TTGAAAGAAAACCCAACCCTTGATGAACGTGTTATCTCCCGCGCGATAATCACCCGCTACACACGGGAACTGCTGTCAATCCTCGAACTTGACGCGGCGATCGTCGGCGGTGGGCCCTCCGGGCTCAGCGCAGCCTACCGCCTCGCCCGCAGCGGTCTGAAGACAGTGGTCTTCGAGCGCCGCTTGAGCATCGGCGGCGGGATGTGGGGCGGCGCGATGATGTTCAACCAGATCGTTTTTCAGGAACCCGCCCGCGAAATCTTTGAAGAAGTGGGCGTCCGCTACGAAGAGT
- the nifU gene encoding Fe-S cluster assembly scaffold protein NifU: MYSAKVLDHFANPRNVGVIEAADGVGEVGNPACGDVMTFYIKVKDERIEDVKFQTFGCGAAIAVSSMISEMAKGKTLEAALRITNKDVADALEGLPKQKMHCSNLGADALHKAIKDYQGRKNDKPGAGPAVKTARLRSPRRKGDVRIERKPNP; this comes from the coding sequence ATGTACAGCGCCAAGGTTTTAGACCACTTCGCCAACCCCCGCAACGTTGGTGTCATCGAAGCCGCGGATGGGGTCGGAGAGGTCGGCAACCCGGCGTGCGGGGACGTGATGACTTTTTATATCAAGGTTAAAGACGAACGGATCGAAGACGTAAAGTTCCAGACCTTCGGCTGCGGGGCGGCCATCGCCGTATCAAGCATGATCAGCGAGATGGCCAAGGGCAAAACCCTGGAGGCGGCCCTGAGAATCACCAATAAGGACGTTGCGGACGCCCTTGAGGGTCTGCCGAAACAAAAGATGCACTGCTCCAACCTGGGTGCCGACGCCTTACATAAGGCGATCAAAGACTACCAAGGACGCAAGAATGATAAGCCCGGCGCCGGGCCGGCGGTCAAAACAGCCAGGCTCCGCTCCCCCCGGCGGAAAGGAGATGTCCGTATTGAAAGAAAACCCAACCCTTGA